CGATGATCTGGGGTGTGTGCCTCGTCAGAGGCGGCAGGTTTGTAACCGGAGCAGTTGGTGGTTGATGACTGCCGTCTGGTCGATATCCGCCTTGCCCCTTGAGCGCCACGGGCATCTGGTCAGCGGTGGGTCCAAAGATATTCAGAAGCGAACGGCGCACGAACAGCGCCTCGAACTGACGTCGGAACAACAGGCTTTCCGTCCAGGCATGGCGCCACAGTATTCGCATGGCTTCCCGAAGGTCGCCGCTGGGCTCCCGGGCAACCGCGGCAAGGTCCGCCTTGAGGGTAGCCATCCGGCGGCGCCATCCGGTCCATTCCGTGTTGTTGTAGAGTTGCAGCTCAAAATGGTCGAGGCTGATGATGACCACGCGTGGCAGGCGATTCACGGAGGCCAGCTCACGCAACAGATCAACGGTACTGCGGAAAGATTGGCCGGAAAGGGCGAAGTTGAACAGGGAGCAGGACTCTTGACCCAGGGACTGTCGCTCGACGGACAGGATGCGGCTGTTGCCAAACAAACCGACATCATAGGGGGTGTCTCGCCGCACCGCCTGCCGGATCTTCATGCGCGCCATCTGATGTTCCCCATAGCCGTCAACGGTGTGGGGAATGGCGGGGCGGTCCTCGGAAAACGGGTTGGTCTCCGGGATCACGTCTTCCAGAAAGTGGATGGTGCCCAATAGGACAGCCGTGACCATCAGGAACAGAAGCACCCGCCTCATTCAGCAGGATCCAGCTTGCGGGCCGAGACATACCAGGCAAATCCCATGATCTTGCCCAGTTTCAGTTCCAAAGGCGACTGGATGGGCCAGGGCGATCCATAGACCAGGATGCCGCCCGGATGGGTGCCGAAGCGCTTGATCTGTCGAGCGCGGATGAGCTTGCCGAGCTTAGGAATGAGGTAGAAATAGAATTCCCCCTTGCGCAGGGTCACATGGCCGAATTTGGCGAACAGCTTGCGGATGCCGCCGGCCGTGTAGCAACGGGTGATGGGATTTTCCACCGTCTGCTGGTTCTTGCCGCCCCATTCGGTGGCTCGCCCCAACCAGTTCTCCGGGTCCTTGAAAATCCTGCCGCGCAACAGGCCCTCTGCCAGAAGCATGTTGATCCAGTAGTGCCAGGAGCTCTTGCAATAGAGCAGGATCACCGCCTGTCCGCCGGGCCTGAGCACGCGGAAAACCTCGTCCATGGCCTTTTCCGTGTCCAAGGTATGGTGCAATACGCCATTGGAATAGACGATGTCGAAGCAGTTATCGGCAAAGGGCAGGTTCTCGGCATCCGATTGCAAGGCGCGGCAGTCCGGAGCGTCTTCGCCCAACAAATCGAACTTGGCCTGGGTGGCCCGGGCCCGGTGAAAGGTCAGGTCCACCGAGGTCATGCGGGCGCCATGCTTGGCGAACAAGGCCGAATGGCCGCCCGCGCCGGGGCCGATCTCCAGCACTTTCTTACCCGAGAGCGTCGACAAAGGCATCTCTTCCACCGCCATATGGCGGCGGTAGCGGAACATGTCCTCCAAAGCCTCCAGACCTTCCAACAGGCCCTGTTTGGACAAATCCCGGTCCACGTCCTCGTAGAGAGAATCATAGAGGGATTTCCAGAAGTTTTGGATATGGGCCTTGGTCGGTTCGGATTTGTCTGGAACGCTCATGGCTGTTGGTATAGCCATTGCTTTTGTATCTCGCCACAAGCTTTTTGGGGTCTGGCCCGTGCTCACCGCTTTTCTTCGCAAGTATCGTCAGGTCCAGGCCGATCCGGTGCTGCGCCGTTGGCTGATCGGACGCGCCATCGGTCGCTGGCCGGGGGAGCCCGCCTACCAGGCCCATCGCCCGCCCTATGCCGCCGACCACCTGCCCTTGACGGCGGAAGAACCGCGATGGGATGGCGCATCCTTGGATGTTCCCGCGCCCGACAAGGCCATGATAATGCCTCTGCCGGGATCGTCGCTGACCGTGGCGCCCGGCGATCTATCGGGTCTGTTCGACAAGAGCTTCGTCGACACCGAGGCATTGCTTGGCCTGCACCGCTTTGCTTGGCTGCCTTGGTTGGGGGACCAAGCGGATCCAGTCTGGGTGGATGCCCTTTGGCGGGCCTGGTGTGACAGCGCCGGGACCGTGGACGACAGTTGGGCCTGGCATCCCTATACGGCGGCAGAGCGGGCCATCAATATCCTGCGCTTCGCCCATGCCCAGGGACTGCCTGGCGATCGCGACCGGACGCTTGGGATTCTCGCGGCCCATGCGCCGGCAATCGCCCAGCGGCTGGAGTATTTCGGCGACCACCACACGGGCAATCATCTGTGCAACAACGGGCGCGGTCTGTTCCTTTTGGGTTTGGGTCTGGGCCTGCCGCAAGCGACCGAATTGGGGGCGCTGATTCTGCTCCGGGAAGCGGAGCGGATCTTGATGCCGTCGGGGGTCCTGCGTGAGGGGTCCTCCCACTACCATCTGCTGCTGACCCGTAATCTGCGCGAATGTGCCACGGCCGCCCGCGCCCATAGGCGGCCCGAGGCAGATGACCTGGATCGCATCGTTGCGCGCATGCTGGCCGTGCTGCCTCATCTGAACCTGCCGGGCGGCCTGCCATTGATTGGCGATATCTCCCCCGATGCCGAACCGGCCCTGTTCGCCGACCTGTTGCAAAGCGATCAGGACCCGGTGGATGGCGAGTTGTTGCGGCAAGATGGCTGGCTGCGCGCCGACTTCGGCCCCTGGAGCGGCCTTTGGCACGCGGCGCCGGAAGGTTGGAGCCACATGCCCGGCCATGGACATCAAGACCTGGGGTCGTTCGAACTGCATCACGAAGGCAACCGGGTCTTCGTCGATCCCGGGCGCGGTGCCTATGGGGAGGAAGGCGAGGCGGCCCTGTATCGCTCCGCCCGGGCGCACAACGGACTGCTGGTTGATGGCGCCGATCCTTATGCCGCCAACAAACCCTACTACAACGCTGATTTCCGCCAGCGTCTGGGAGGCGAGCCACCGACCCTTCAATGCCAAGGCAACGGAATCTTTCTGCGCCATGACGGATTTGGGCGGTTGAAAGCGGGTGGCTCGGTGACCCGGTCTTGGATATTCGAGGACAACCGCCTGACCTTGCGTGACGAGATCGGCGGCATGGGCGTGCACAAAACCAATCGGCTGTTCCACACTGCCCTGCCGGTGGAGCGCGACGATAAAGACGTGATCATCGGCGGCTACTTTCGCCTGAGCACCGACCAAGGGTTCATTTTGCGTTCGGCGACCATCTGGGAGGCTTACGGGCGCGGTCGTCCCGGCACCTGCATCGACATCGATCAAACCGTGACCCTGCCCACCTCGCTGATTGTCCGGCTGGAGGTGCTTGACTGACATGTGTGGAATTGCCGGTCTTTTCCTGCCCCGCGATGCGGCCCCGATATCAGCAGATCTTTCGGCCATGGCCCGGGTCATG
The sequence above is drawn from the Magnetospira sp. QH-2 genome and encodes:
- a CDS encoding class I SAM-dependent methyltransferase, giving the protein MSVPDKSEPTKAHIQNFWKSLYDSLYEDVDRDLSKQGLLEGLEALEDMFRYRRHMAVEEMPLSTLSGKKVLEIGPGAGGHSALFAKHGARMTSVDLTFHRARATQAKFDLLGEDAPDCRALQSDAENLPFADNCFDIVYSNGVLHHTLDTEKAMDEVFRVLRPGGQAVILLYCKSSWHYWINMLLAEGLLRGRIFKDPENWLGRATEWGGKNQQTVENPITRCYTAGGIRKLFAKFGHVTLRKGEFYFYLIPKLGKLIRARQIKRFGTHPGGILVYGSPWPIQSPLELKLGKIMGFAWYVSARKLDPAE
- a CDS encoding heparinase II/III family protein; amino-acid sequence: MAVGIAIAFVSRHKLFGVWPVLTAFLRKYRQVQADPVLRRWLIGRAIGRWPGEPAYQAHRPPYAADHLPLTAEEPRWDGASLDVPAPDKAMIMPLPGSSLTVAPGDLSGLFDKSFVDTEALLGLHRFAWLPWLGDQADPVWVDALWRAWCDSAGTVDDSWAWHPYTAAERAINILRFAHAQGLPGDRDRTLGILAAHAPAIAQRLEYFGDHHTGNHLCNNGRGLFLLGLGLGLPQATELGALILLREAERILMPSGVLREGSSHYHLLLTRNLRECATAARAHRRPEADDLDRIVARMLAVLPHLNLPGGLPLIGDISPDAEPALFADLLQSDQDPVDGELLRQDGWLRADFGPWSGLWHAAPEGWSHMPGHGHQDLGSFELHHEGNRVFVDPGRGAYGEEGEAALYRSARAHNGLLVDGADPYAANKPYYNADFRQRLGGEPPTLQCQGNGIFLRHDGFGRLKAGGSVTRSWIFEDNRLTLRDEIGGMGVHKTNRLFHTALPVERDDKDVIIGGYFRLSTDQGFILRSATIWEAYGRGRPGTCIDIDQTVTLPTSLIVRLEVLD